Within Sinorhizobium sp. RAC02, the genomic segment GCTCGTGCGGCAGGGGATTATCCGCCTTTGCAGGAGCGTCGCGACAGACCCGACAGGCCGCGATCGCCGCGCGAAGCGCAGCCAGGTCGCCGGCAGGTCTTTTGTCATCCATCGCGCCGTCCGTTCAGTTCAGGCCGAAAGTTGCCAGAATGCCGCCGAGCACGCCGGGTTCCGCGCCGTGCGCCTCTTCCTGCGGCCGGCCATTCATCCGGCGCCATTGCTGCGGCATGTCGAACTCGGTTCCCCACAGCCCCTTGCGCTCGGCCTTGGCGAACTGCTCCTCGTCTTCATAGCCGCCATAGGCGACCGCGAGGCCTTCCCGCACCATGCGTCCGCCGAGGTCGCCATCGGCGGTTTCGCAGCGCGCCAGCCACCGATCATATTTGTCGGTCCCCTGGGTCTGGCAGGTGACGGCCCCGGCCCGCAAGAACTCGGCAAGTCGGGACCGGGCGGCCACGCCGCAGCGCCAGTCCTCGCCGTCGCGCTTGCAGATCTGCATCATCTCCGGCGTATCCATGCCGACAAGACGAATGCGGTGACCGTCGAGCGTCAGCGTGTCGCCGTCCGCTGCCCGTGCCGTGCCGGTGATCGTCTCGCCGCTTTCGCCGCTGATTCGCGCCACGACCAGCGCCGTCAGCGCGAGGATCGCCACCGCAACGCCGAGATCGCGCGCCCGCCTGGAAAGCCCCATGCAACCCGTTCCTTAAGCTAGAGTCTTGATGTTCGGTCATATGCCGGAACGCGTTTGAATTCACGTTACGGAAAATGCCGGAATGGTTCGCAAATGGTTTATGCGCGGCAGCATCTTCTTAAGGATTCCACCCTAGAATTCAACGCTGTCCGCAACAGTTGCATTTGTGATGAGTACCGGCGTCAGCACATCGACCGACAAGATTATCGTCGACAAGTCGCGCAGCCACCGAAACAAGGCTGTTTCGCGGGCCGTCCGCACGACTCGTGAACGGTTGCAGACGGCGACGGGCCTCTCGCCGGGCTTCGAGCGCGAAATGCTGCAGCTCCACATCGCTTCGACCGTGCAGAGCGCTCTCGCCGTGCCGATGGTCATCGTGCTGATTGCGGCCGGCGGGATTTATCTGACCGGGGAAATCGGCCTCATTGCCTGGGCGGTTCTGGCCTTGAGCATGCATGCGCTGGGCATGATCGTCGCGCGTCGCGCGCGTGGGCGGGAAATCACCGCCGACACCGTCCGACGCTGGCAACGCCGATTCCTCATCGCACAGGTTTTCATGGGACTTGCCTGGGCGGCCTTCGCCTTGCAGACCTGCGGTCAGTGCAGCGGCGTGACGTTCGATTTCTACAAGGGATCGGCACTGCTCGTCGCACTCGCGGTGACGGCCATGAGCACGCTCATGCTACGTCATGCGGTTCTCTACGCCTTTACGCCGACAGTCGTTGCCCTCGGTATTTCGGCGACCCTGCGTCCGGATTCGGCAACCATCGGCACGGCGGCGATCATCGCGGCAGCCATGGTTTTCCTGGTGTTCATGACGCACCGTCTGCGCCACACCAGTGCTCAGTTGCTCTCCTCCCAGTCGGAAAAGGATGACCTGATCGCTGAACTGGAAGTGGCAAAATCCATGTCGGACGAAGCGCGCCGCCGGGCGGAAGAGGCAAACCTCGCCAAATCCCGTTTCCTGGCCTCGATGTCGCATGAACTGCGCACGCCGCTGAACGCCATTCTCGGCTTTTCCGAGGTGATGTCGACGGAGGTGCTGGGGCCGCTCAACAACCCCGTCTACAAGGAATACACGTCCGACATCCATCGCTCCGGGCAGCACCTGCTGAACCTCATCAACGAGATTCTCGACCTCTCGCGCATCGAAGCGGGCAAATACGATCTCTCCGAGGATTCCGTGCATCTGGTCGATATCGCGGAAGACTGCATCGGCATGGTGCAGTTGCGCGCGCGCGCCAAGAACATCACCATTGCCGAACAGGTCGAGGGCGGCATGCCGGCGGTCTGGGCGGATGAAAAGGCGCTGCGCCAGGTCATCCTGAACCTGCTGTCGAACGCGGTGAAGTTCACGCCGCAGGGCGGCGAAGTCATCGTCAAGGCCGGGTGGACAGCCGGCGGTGGCCAGTATGTCTCGATCAAGGATAACGGCCCGGGTATTCCCGAAGAGGAAATCCCGATCGTGCTCTCCGCCTTCGGCCAGGGTTCCATCGCCATCAAGAGCGCCGAGCAGGGCACCGGCCTCGGCCTGCCGATCGTTCAGGCCATCCTTGCCAAGCACAATGGCGAATTCATCCTGAAATCCAAGCTGCGCGAAGGCACCGAGGCGATTGCCATCCTGCCGGCCAAGCGCGTGCTCCAGAGCCTGCCTGCCGTCACCGACACGCAGGCCGTTGCCCCCCGCAAAAAGAGTTTTGCCTGAGCGAGCTAAAGCTGCCCGTCAGCCGCGATGTTTCGCCAGCACCAGATGGCCGGCGATCGGCTCGCCTTCTTCCATGCGCACGGTGATATCGGTGATCTCGACGATGTCGAAGCCGGTTTCATCGAGACGCTGGCGGACGTAGTCCGCGGCATGGGCAAAGCGCTGGTGCGGGCCGACCATGAAGGGCCGACCGGCGAAGGTTTCTTCCGGCAGGGTTTCGGACGAAAAGATGAAGTGGCCGCCGGCCACGAGATTTTCCGCAGCGCCGAAGAACAGCGGCTCGAGTGCGCCGAGATAGGGGAGCACGTCCGTCGCGGTAATCAGGTCGAAGGGCTCGTCGTCGTTGTCGTCAAGGAAGTCGACGGCTTCGGCGACGTAGAGGGTTTCGTAGAGATCCTTCTCGTGGGCGATTTCGACCATGTTTTCCGAGAGGTCGACGCCGGTGATGTCTTCGGCCATGTCGCGCAGCGCGCCACCGGTCAGCCCGGTGCCGCAGCCGAGATCGAGCACGCGCTTGAACGGACTCATATCAAGCGCCTGGAACCGCTGGCGCACGAGCAGCGGCACGCAATAGCCGAGCTGCTCGACGAGCACGTTGTCAAAAACTTCGGCGTGCTGGTCGAAGAGGGTGGTGACATAGGCGTCAGGCGCCTTTTCCGGCGTCTCGCCGCGGCCCATCGAGGCGAGGCGCACAGCGGCACCGCCGTGGTCTTCGGGATCGAGCGCCAGCACTTCGGCATAGGCCTTGGCGGCAGCATCGAAATCGCCGGATTTTTCCAGCGAAAGGGCGCGGTTATAGGCTTCCGCGAGCGCATCTTCGTCGATCTTGGTCATGGGGGCGTCTCATAGGCCGCAAATAGCCGTTTATCAATCGCCGAAAGAGGCGCATGATCTTTCCAAGACCAAAAAGACCTTTCGGAGGAATGACATGCCTGGCGATATGTCCCCCTTGTCGCATTCGGCTGAAGTCAAGCCGACCGGCAGTCCCGCCTTGCCGGTGACGTCGATGGAGACGATCAATACGATGGTGCACTACTATCGCGGCGAGCTCGGGCGAATGGCCGGCTGGCGCAACCGGATCGACCAGACGTCGAACTGGGCGATTACCGTGGTGGCGGCACTGCTGTCCGTCTCGCTCTCGACGCCGACCTCGCATCACGGCGTGCTGCTTTTCGCCATGCTGCTGGTGACGCTGCTGCTGATGATCGAGGCGCGGCGCTATCGTTTCTTCGATGTCTACCGGGCGCGGGTGCGGCAGCTCGAGCGGTTCTATTTTGCCGAAATCCTCAACCCGCGCGGGCAGCTTGCCCTCGATTGGGCGGCGCCGATCGCCAAAAGCCTGCGCAAGCCGGAATTCCTGATCAGTTACCGCGATGCGGCCTGTCGGCGGCTGCGGCGGAACTATTGCTGGATGTATCTCATCCTGCTTCTGGCCTGGGCGTTGAAAATCTCGTCCTCGACGATGCAGAGCCAGACGGGGTCGAGCAAGGACATCGCGCTTGCTTTCGAGCATGTGGTGGCCAAAGCGGCGCTCGGGCCTATCCCCGGCGGTTTCGTGCTCTGCTTCCTGGCGATTTTCTATGCCGCGATCGCCTACTTTTCTCTCAAGGTGGACATGTCCGACACGGAATTGGCGCACGGCTCGGTTCACGTCTAGTCATTGCACTACCCGTCAGTTGAGGATGAACTCACCCTTGAGTGCGCGCCATTCCGTCGCCGAGATCAGCCGGCGGTGGACGTAGCGCACCGAGTGGATCGGGCCATCCAGCTTCTCCTGCCAGAATTTCAGAAAACTCTTCATTTCCGGGAAGTCGGGGGCGAGATCGTAGTGCTGCCAGATATAGGCTTGCAGGAACTGCTGGTGATCCGGCATGCGATAGAGGATCTGGGCCGTGGTCACGCCGTAGCCCTTGAGCTGCATTGCCATGTCATTTGTCATAGCGACCTCATTGCGTGGTGAATGATGGTCCCTATAATTGAGCGCTCGCAGGGTTACCGAAATGTTAATTTCTGATCCGCAACGAGAATATTTCTTTTAAATCAGGTATTTGGCAGCACCCATCGATGAGTGCTGCCAGGGGTCTCAGCGCTTCAAGTGGCGGGTCAGGCGGGTTTCCAGCCAGGCCCAGAGATTGCGCAGCAGCTCCACCATGAGGAGATACATCAGCGCGGCCCACAGATAGGCTTGCGGGTCGAAGGTGCGCGAGAAGGCGAGGCGGGTTTCGCCCATCAGGTCGAGGACCGTGACGATGGCAACGATGGCGGATCCCTTGATCATCAGGATGATCTCGTTGCCGTAGGGGCGCAACGCCACAATCAGCGCCTGTGGCAGGATGACCTTGAAGAAGGCGACCTTTTTCGGCAGGCCGAGGGCGGCTGCGCCCTCATGCTGACCGCGCCCCACGCTCTCGATAGCGCCGCGCAGGATCTCGGCCTGATAGGCGGCAGTGTTGAGCGTGAAGGTCAAAAGCGCGCAGTTCCACGCATCGCGGAAAAACCACCACAGGCCCCAGGCCTTGAGCTCGGCGGAGAAACTGCCGAGGCCGTAATAGATGAGGAACAACTGCATCAGCAGCGGCGTGCCGCGGAAGAAATAGACATAGCCGTAGGAAAACCAGGAGAGGACCGGGTTCTTCGACATGCGCGCGAAGGCGAGCGGCAGCGAGATAAGGCCGCCGAGCGCAACCGAGAGCCCCACCAGAAGCAGCGTGACGCCGAGGCCGGACAGGTAGTTCGGCCCGTATTTCGCGAATTTTTCCGGATCCCAACCGCCGGTGATCATCAGGAAGATGCCGATGGCAAGCGCCAGCCACACACCCATAAAGATGTTGCCGAAGAAGCGGCTGGCGGTGAAGGGCTTCGGCGGAGCCGGCGGCGCGGCTTGCGGCGGGATGAGGGTGGTGACGTAGCTCATCGCGCGACCTCCGAGCGCTTGGCCCAGCTCTCGATGCTGGAGAAGACCAGCGACGAAAGGAAAGCAAGGATGAGGAAGAGCGCGCAGGCGACGGTGTAGAACTGGAAGGCTTCCTTGGTGACGCGTGCCGCGATGCCCGTCTGGCGCAGAATGTCCGGCAGGCCGATGACGGAGACGAGGGCAGTGTCCTTCAGGAGTGCCATCCACAGGTTTCCGAGGCCGGGCAGGGCGACGCGGATCAGCTGCGGCAACACGATGAGCTGCATGGTGCGGCCCTCGTGGAGACCGAGCGCGTAACCTGCCTCATACTGGCCACGTGGAATGGCCTTGAAGGCGGAGAGCAGCACTTCCGAACAATAGGCCGAGAAGACAAGGCCGAGCGCGAACATGCCGGCGAAGAAGGCATTGATCTCGATCGTGCCATCATATCCCATCGCGGCGACGAGGTTTTGCACGAGGATCTGCAGGCCGTAATAGACGATGAACAGCGTCAGCAGTTCCGGCAGGCCGCGGAAGAGCGTTGTGTAGATATTGGCCGAAAGTCTGAGCGACTTTTCTTCCGACTGCTTTGCCAGCGCAATGAAGAAGCCCATCAGCAGGCCGACGGGCAGGGTCGCGATGGCGAGGCTTGCCGTCACCAGGAACCCGAAGGCGATCTCGTCGCCCCAGCCGGCAGCACCACACGCCAGGAGCGTCTTGCCCAGGAAAAGATTGAAGATGCCGACCGGCCCGCAAAAGGGATCGATGATCCCGATAAATGCGGTTACCGCCTCGACGATGGCGGTGAAGAACCCGCTCATGCCAGAAGAACCCCCGATGCGCTTTGCGCTTGTTGTTCAAGCGCTTCCTGCGCCTGTCTTTTCTTATGTGCAAGTTCTCAAACAAAAGGAGCGGGAGAGCAAGCCCTCCCGCCCGTGCATTCTGGTGATGGGGTCAGAAAAAACCCGCATGACACAGATGTGGCCGCGTATCAGTCGCCATAGACGTCGAACGGGAAGTACTTGGCGTTGATTTCCTGGTACTTGCCGCTGGCGCGGATGGCCGCGATCGCCGCGGTGAGCTTGTCGGCGAGCGCCGTTTCGCCCTTGCGGACCGCGATGCCGGCGCCTTCGCCGTTGATGACCGGGTCGATCGGCAGCGTGCCGAGCAGCTTGCAGCAGGCGCCGGCTTCGGTCTTCAGCCATTCGGACAGCACCACCACGTCGTCGATGGCGGCATCGATGCGGCCGTTGGCGATGTCGAGCTTGTACTCGTCAGCCGTCGGATACATCTTGATGTCGGCGTCCTTCATATGCGCTTGGGCATAGTTGGAATGCGTCGTCGAGCCCTGCGCGCCGAGTGCCTTGCCGGCCAGCGCTTCAGGTGTTGCTTCCTTGATCTCGGAATCCTTCGGCACGATGATGGCCGGCGGCGTGTTGTAGTACTTCTTGGAGAAGTCGACCTTCTCCTTGCGCTCAGCGGTGATCGACATGGAGGCGACGATCGCGTCGAACTTCTTGGCGATGAGCGCCGGGATGATGCCGTCCCAGTCCTGCGTGACGAAAGTGCACTCGGCCTTCATTTCCTCGCAGAGCGCCTTGGCGATGTCGACGTCGAAGCCGGTCAGCGTGCCGTCGGATTCGAGGTTGTTGAAGGGCGGGTAGGCGCCTTCCGTGCCGATCACGATCTTCTCGCCTTCAGCCATCGCGGACGATGCGAAGAGGGCGATGACCGCAGCCGAAGCTGCGAGCGTGAAACGTTTGGAAATACGCATTGTGATCCTCTCTGTTAAAGGCTCTCCGGTTTTTCTTATTGTCCGGGCCTTGATGTGAAGCGGGCAGGCCTGCCCGCTTGGGCCGGATAATCGACCGTTTTTTGCCAAAAAATCAACTGGTTTCGCGCCGCTTTTCCGCCCGGTTTCCCCGACAATTTCATGCCCCGCCTCTGGCCGGGCTGAGGGAGAGGCCTATCTGGTGCCTCATCCAAGGTCATTCAGGTGAGGTTAATATACTCCTGGCTAGGCCTTGAGTGGATTGTGAAGGGTTCGCGCACCGGCCGGAAGAGCCGTGTGGGCCGCAAATGAAAAGACGGGACACCGTGAGGATTAAACGATGACTTTCCGCTCCAAACTTTTTGCAACCGTTGCGCTGCCGGTTCTGTCGACGGTGCTGATCGCGACGCCGACGCTCGCAGACGCGCTGATGAAACCGTTCGAGGTTGCGCAGGAAAATACCGGCGAAGGGCAGCCGAGCGAGGAAGACCTGCTTCTGCAACAGCAGCAACAACAGCAGGATGATGCCCAGCGCGCCGCCGAAGAAGAGCAGCAGCGTCAGGCCGACGAACAGAAGGCCGCCGAGGACGCTGAAAACGCCGCTGCCGAACAGAAGGCTGCCGAAGAGGAAGCCCAGCGTGCTGCTGGTGAAGAGCAGCAGCGTCAGGCCGACGAACAGAAGGCCGCCGAGGACGCTGAAAACGCCGCGGCCGAACAGAAGGCTGCGGAAGAGGAAGCCCAGCGTGCTGCCGGTGAAGAGCAGCAGCGTCAGGCTGACGAACAGAAGGCCGCTGAAGACGCTGAGAAAGCCGCGGCCGAACAGAAGGCTGCCGAAGAGGAAGCCCAACGTGCTGCCGGTGAAGAGCAGCAGCGCCAGGCTGACGAACAGAAGGCCGCTGAAGACGCTGAGAAAGCCGCGGCCGAACAGAAGGCTGCCGAAGAGGAAGCCCAACGTGCTGCTGGAGAAGAGCAGCAGCGCCAGGCTGAGGAACAGAAGGCCGCTGAAGACGCTGAGAAAGCCGCGGCCGAACAGAAGGCTGCGGAAGAAGAAGCCCAGCGTGCGGCCGGTGAAGAGCAGCAGCGTCAAGCTGACGAACAGAATGCTGCCGGAGAACAGAAGCCGGCCGAGGAACAGCAGGCCGAGCAGCCTGTGCAGCAACAGGACGGCATTACCGAGGAAACCACGACCGGCGAACAACCCGCGGCCGAAGAGCGTGAGAAGCCAGCCGTTGCCGTTGAGGAAACGCCGGCCGAAACCGGTACGGATCAGCCTGCGACCGCCGAGACCGGCGAAACGCCTGTCGAAGAGCCGGTCGTGGAGACGCTGACGGAAGAACAGAAGCAGGAAATCGCCGAAGACCCGTCGAAGACGGACGAGACGGTCGTTCTGCCGGTCGAAAACGGTGCCGCGGTGCTCGACAGCGACAAGGACGCCGACAAGGCCGGTGGCCGGAAGGGTCGCGAGGACCGTCGCAAGCAGCGCGAGGAATTGCGTGCACAGGACGAGGCAGTGCCGGTGCCGGAATCGGATGATTCCGCCCAGGCCGAAATCTCCGAGGAGGTCCGCGAGGCCGTTCCCGGCAAGATCGAGGCGGCCATCAACGAGGACGGCGAGCGGGTCGAGAAGGCACCGGACTTCGCCATGCCCGAGACGACGAACATCATCAACAACACGGTGATCAACAATACGATCGTCAACAACAATACCGTCAACAACACGACGGTCGACAACACGACGATCGATAACAGCGTCACCGAGGTCAATGTGATCGAGCGGATTGAAAACCGCACGGTGCTGGAGGTCGGCGACCAGTTGATCGTGCGCGGCGACGACCGGCCGCGTCTGCGCCGCGATTCGGAAGAGGTTTTCTACGACAACCTCGCCCGGGGCCGCGTCCGCGAGACGATCACGCGTCCCGGCGGCGTACGCATCGTAACGATCTACAATCGCTACGGCGATATCATCCAGCGCTCGCGGGTCGGCCGGGACGGCAGGGAGTACATCCTCGTCTATGCACCGGAACTTGAAGGCGATGCGCCGCGTCCTGGTCTGGTCGATGTCGGATACGAACTGCCGCCGATGCGTCTGCGCATTCCGGTCAGCGACTATATTATCGACACGTCGAGCGAGCCGGACCGCGATTTCTACGAGTTCCTCTCCGAGCCGCCTGTCGAGCGCGTGGAGCGGGTCTATTCGATCGATGAGGTGAAACACTCGGCCCGTCTGCGCGACAAGGTGCGCCGCATCGACCTCGATACGATTACATTCGCGACGGGCAGCGCCGAAGTGCCGATGTCGCAGGCGCGCACGCTACGCAGCGTGGCGGAGGCGATGCAGAAGGTGCTCGACAAGGATCCGGGTGAGACTTTCCTCATCGAGGGCCATACCGACGCGGTCGGCGCAGACAAGCCGAACCTCGTGCTGTCCGACGAGCGCGCCGAATCGGTTGCGAGCCTGCTGACCGAGGTTTACGGCGTCCCGCCGGAAAACCTCCAGACGCAGGGATACGGCGAGCGCTTCCTGAAAGTACGCACCGACGTGGCCGAACAGCAGAACCGCCGCGTCACCATTCGTCGCGTCACGACGCTGGTGCGTCCTATGGCGAAAGCGAACTGATCGCGTCTTCGTGCGTTTCACCATGGCCGTCGGCGTGACCGGCGGCCATGTCCTGTTCAGCGCGGATTCATCTGCGATGGATTAGCGTAGCAACAACACAAATTCGCCTGCAAAACTTGATTCAACGCCGGCATAACTGGCAACGAGGAAACGCCAATGGGCAAGAGAACAACACTTCTGGCAACGGTGGCTTTGCCGCTCGCGTCGCTGGTTTGGCAACCGGTGGAGGCGGCGGTGATGCGCCCCGCATTCGTCTCCGAGGGCGTGCCGCACGTCATTACCGTTCAAAGCGAAGGCGATCTTTCCGAGGAAGAACTGCGCCGTCAGCGGCGCGAACGCAAGCAGGCCCGTGAGGAGCAACAGGGCGACGAGGGGCAACAACAGGATCGTCAGAAGGCGCGCGAAGAGCGCCGCCAAAAGCAGCGTGAGGCTGAGGGCGAGCAGCAACAGCAGGGCGATCGTCAGAAAGCCCGTGAAGAGCGTCGCCAGAAGCAGCGCGAAGCTGAAGGTGAACAGCAGCAGCAGGAAGAGCGGCTGAAGGCGCGCGAAGAACGCCGCCAGAAGCAGCGTGAAGCTGAGGGCGAGCAGCAACAGCAGCAGGATCGCCAGAAGGCGCGCGAAGAGCGCCGCCAGAAGCAGCGCGAGGCGGAAGGCGAACAGCAGCAGCAAGAAGAGCGGCAGAAGGCGCGCGAGGAGCGTCGGCAGAAGCAGCGCGAAGCTGAAGGTGAACAGCAGCAGCAGGAAGAGCGGCTGAAGGCGCGTGAAGAACGCCGCCAGAAGCAGCGTGAAGCTGAGGGCGAGCAGCAACAGCAGCAGGATCGCCAGAAGGCGCGCGAAGAGCGCCGCCAGAAGCAGCGCGAGGCGGAAGGCGAACAGCAGCAGCAGGACGAGCGGCTGAAGGCGCGCGAAGAACGTCGCCAGAAGCAGCGCGAGGCTGAAGGTGAACAACAGCAGCAGGAAGAGCGGCTGAAGGCGCGTGAAGAGCGTCGCCAGAAGCAGCGTGAGGCCGAGGTCGACGAGCAACAGCAGGAAGCCCGGGAGAAGGTTCGCGAAGAGCGCCGTCGCAAGCGCGACGAAGGCCGTGAACGGATTGCCAGGGATCCCTCCAAGACGACGGACACGATCGAACTACCGTTCATCGATGGTGCGGCTGTGCTCGACAGCGACAAAGAATCGGATAATCGCCGGGACTCGTCGCGTGAGGAACGTCGCCGCAAGCGTGCGGAAGAACGGCGCAATGCCGATGTCCGTGTTCCTGAATCCGACCGGGACGCCCAGATCGGCTGGAAGGACCGCGATCGCGTCGAGTACGAACCGGCCGAGCGCGAGCGGGGCGAACGCCGTGACCGTCGTCCGCGTTATGCCGATCGTGATGGCTGGCGCGTCGAGCGCGAAGTGGAAGACCGCTTCGTGATCAACTTCGGCGACCGTGTCATCGTGCGTTCGGACGATGGCGGTCGTCTGTCACGCCGTGCGGCGGAAACCTATTTCGAGGACCTGCCGAACGGCCGCGTTCGCGAAGTCATCATACGGCCGAACGGCGACCGGGTCGTTACGATCCGCAACCGCTACGGTGAGGTCATCCAGCGCTCGCGCATCAACAGTGCCGGCCGTGAATATGTGATGTTCTATGCGCCGGAAATCGATCGCGACAGTCGGCCGACCTTCGTCGATCCCGGCGAGCGCCTTCCGCCGATGCGCCTGACCATTCCCGTCGACGACTATATCATCGACACGTCCGCCGAGGATCGTCACGACTATCGCGAGTTCCTCGACCGGCCGCCGGTGGAGCCCGTTGAAAGGGTCTACACGCTGGATGAAGTCAAGTATTCCGCGCGTATCCGCGACAAGGTGCGTCGCATCGACCTCGATACGATCACGTTCGCGACCGGTTCTTCCGAGATTTCGATGAACCAGGCGTCGTCGCTGCGCAAGGTGGCGGATGCGATCAACGAGATCCTCGACAAGGATCCAGGCGAAACCTTCCTTATCGAGGGGCATACGGACGCCGTCGGCTCGGACGAATCGAACCTCGTGCTCTCCGACGAGCGCGCCGAGGCTGTCGCCAACGTTCTGACGGACGTCTACGACATCGCGCCGGAAAACCTCGCGACGCAGGGTTATGGCGAGCGCTACCTGAAGATCGAGACGGAGAGTGCGGAACAGCTCAACCGCCGCGTCACGATCCGCCGCGTGACCCCGCTGGTAAAGCCGGTCGCAATGGCCGAGTAAGGAACGACGTATCGAACAAACGAGGCCGCGGGAGAAACCCCGCGGCCTTTTGGTATTTGGCAATGCCGTCATGCGGTGGAAAAACGTGGGCCTGCCGTGCGCTCAGCCTTCCCCCAGGCCGGTGACCGCGACGACGAAGTCGGCGATGGTTTTTGTATCGTCGAGATCGAAGACGGGGAGCGTCGTGTCCGTCACCGGGTGATCCGCGGCGATGGCGGCGATATGCGGATCTTCGGGGGCAAGGGGCGTGCGGTTGGCGGCTTCGAGGCGCCGAGCCTCGATCTTCGGGATCGGTTCGCGCTTGTAGCCTTCGATCAGCACGAGATCGCAAGGGGCGAGGCGGGCGAGGATTTCCTCGAAGGAGGGTTCGGCAGCACCACGCAATTCGTGCATGATGGCATAGCGGGTCCCGGAGACGATGGTCACCTCATAGGCGCCGGCCTGGCGATGGCGGTAGCTGTCGGCGCCGACCTTGTCGATGTCGAAGTCGTGATGGGCGTGCTTGATCGTGGAGACGCGGTAGCCGCGCGCGACCAGTTCCGTCACCAGGCGGACGGCGAGGCCGGTCTTGCCAGAATTCTTCCATCCGGCAATGCCAAAAATTTTCGGTCGCGTCATCGTTCCATTATCCAAAGCCAGTTTTCCGCTTCGTCGAGATCGCCCGGCGTGTTGATGTTGAAGAAGGGATCGAAATCGCCACGCGCCGTCTCGATCAGCGGGAACGTGACTTCGCGCGCCTGGTGGCGCTCGAGATAGCTGCGCACGCGCAGGGCGCCGCCGCTTGCGAGCCAGTCGGCAAGATCGGCGGCAAGCGCCACCGGCCAAAGGGCGAAGACGGGGTGAAGGCCGCTTGCCGAGCGCGCAACGGCGATGCGGTCCGGCGCGTCGATGACGCGGGAAAACCGGGCGACGAGGTCGGTCGGGAAGAAGGGACTGTCCGTTGGAACGGTTACGACGTGGCTGGCATCCGGATGATCGCGGCGCGCGTAGTCAAGCGCGGCCAGCACGCCGCCAAGTGGCCCGGCGCGGGCCGCATCGAGGTCGGCAAAGACCGGAAGTTCCTGGCCACGCTCGAAGAGCACGGGGCCATTGGCATTGACGGCGACGGTGGAGACCTGCGGGCGCAGCCGCCGGGCGGCGCGATCGATGAGTGCGGTGCCGCCGAGGCGGATGCGCGATTTGTCCTGTCCCATGCGGGAGGAAAGGCCTCCGGCTAGGATCACGCCCGGTATCGCATGCGCCAGTACCATCTCATTCCTATTGCCGGTATCCCTCGCCATCCGGTCTAGTCGGTGAAGGCGCCGGTCGCAACCCTTTCCGA encodes:
- a CDS encoding thermonuclease family protein, giving the protein MGLSRRARDLGVAVAILALTALVVARISGESGETITGTARAADGDTLTLDGHRIRLVGMDTPEMMQICKRDGEDWRCGVAARSRLAEFLRAGAVTCQTQGTDKYDRWLARCETADGDLGGRMVREGLAVAYGGYEDEEQFAKAERKGLWGTEFDMPQQWRRMNGRPQEEAHGAEPGVLGGILATFGLN
- a CDS encoding HAMP domain-containing sensor histidine kinase; protein product: MSTGVSTSTDKIIVDKSRSHRNKAVSRAVRTTRERLQTATGLSPGFEREMLQLHIASTVQSALAVPMVIVLIAAGGIYLTGEIGLIAWAVLALSMHALGMIVARRARGREITADTVRRWQRRFLIAQVFMGLAWAAFALQTCGQCSGVTFDFYKGSALLVALAVTAMSTLMLRHAVLYAFTPTVVALGISATLRPDSATIGTAAIIAAAMVFLVFMTHRLRHTSAQLLSSQSEKDDLIAELEVAKSMSDEARRRAEEANLAKSRFLASMSHELRTPLNAILGFSEVMSTEVLGPLNNPVYKEYTSDIHRSGQHLLNLINEILDLSRIEAGKYDLSEDSVHLVDIAEDCIGMVQLRARAKNITIAEQVEGGMPAVWADEKALRQVILNLLSNAVKFTPQGGEVIVKAGWTAGGGQYVSIKDNGPGIPEEEIPIVLSAFGQGSIAIKSAEQGTGLGLPIVQAILAKHNGEFILKSKLREGTEAIAILPAKRVLQSLPAVTDTQAVAPRKKSFA
- a CDS encoding class I SAM-dependent methyltransferase; the protein is MTKIDEDALAEAYNRALSLEKSGDFDAAAKAYAEVLALDPEDHGGAAVRLASMGRGETPEKAPDAYVTTLFDQHAEVFDNVLVEQLGYCVPLLVRQRFQALDMSPFKRVLDLGCGTGLTGGALRDMAEDITGVDLSENMVEIAHEKDLYETLYVAEAVDFLDDNDDEPFDLITATDVLPYLGALEPLFFGAAENLVAGGHFIFSSETLPEETFAGRPFMVGPHQRFAHAADYVRQRLDETGFDIVEITDITVRMEEGEPIAGHLVLAKHRG
- a CDS encoding DUF2270 domain-containing protein, which encodes MPGDMSPLSHSAEVKPTGSPALPVTSMETINTMVHYYRGELGRMAGWRNRIDQTSNWAITVVAALLSVSLSTPTSHHGVLLFAMLLVTLLLMIEARRYRFFDVYRARVRQLERFYFAEILNPRGQLALDWAAPIAKSLRKPEFLISYRDAACRRLRRNYCWMYLILLLAWALKISSSTMQSQTGSSKDIALAFEHVVAKAALGPIPGGFVLCFLAIFYAAIAYFSLKVDMSDTELAHGSVHV
- a CDS encoding aspartate-semialdehyde dehydrogenase translates to MTNDMAMQLKGYGVTTAQILYRMPDHQQFLQAYIWQHYDLAPDFPEMKSFLKFWQEKLDGPIHSVRYVHRRLISATEWRALKGEFILN
- a CDS encoding ABC transporter permease, whose translation is MSYVTTLIPPQAAPPAPPKPFTASRFFGNIFMGVWLALAIGIFLMITGGWDPEKFAKYGPNYLSGLGVTLLLVGLSVALGGLISLPLAFARMSKNPVLSWFSYGYVYFFRGTPLLMQLFLIYYGLGSFSAELKAWGLWWFFRDAWNCALLTFTLNTAAYQAEILRGAIESVGRGQHEGAAALGLPKKVAFFKVILPQALIVALRPYGNEIILMIKGSAIVAIVTVLDLMGETRLAFSRTFDPQAYLWAALMYLLMVELLRNLWAWLETRLTRHLKR
- a CDS encoding ABC transporter permease: MSGFFTAIVEAVTAFIGIIDPFCGPVGIFNLFLGKTLLACGAAGWGDEIAFGFLVTASLAIATLPVGLLMGFFIALAKQSEEKSLRLSANIYTTLFRGLPELLTLFIVYYGLQILVQNLVAAMGYDGTIEINAFFAGMFALGLVFSAYCSEVLLSAFKAIPRGQYEAGYALGLHEGRTMQLIVLPQLIRVALPGLGNLWMALLKDTALVSVIGLPDILRQTGIAARVTKEAFQFYTVACALFLILAFLSSLVFSSIESWAKRSEVAR
- a CDS encoding ABC transporter substrate-binding protein, which produces MRISKRFTLAASAAVIALFASSAMAEGEKIVIGTEGAYPPFNNLESDGTLTGFDVDIAKALCEEMKAECTFVTQDWDGIIPALIAKKFDAIVASMSITAERKEKVDFSKKYYNTPPAIIVPKDSEIKEATPEALAGKALGAQGSTTHSNYAQAHMKDADIKMYPTADEYKLDIANGRIDAAIDDVVVLSEWLKTEAGACCKLLGTLPIDPVINGEGAGIAVRKGETALADKLTAAIAAIRASGKYQEINAKYFPFDVYGD